The proteins below are encoded in one region of Alistipes communis:
- a CDS encoding Ig-like domain-containing protein, translated as MKKQIIATLLLLTTTASNIGCTDDSPAQITSLKLNRTELTLQPGETFQLEATTRPADAGVPIKWSSSNEAVAAVDERGLVTGTGYGAALVTARYGSYSAKCSVTLNAEQVWDPSQALAAPLSSDIVHSKNVLLYAPRRILQGFDILPNGEIYYSQVGSNAYTLNICRAAGPNQNAQDEVMILKHFGHGTQIVAEKASDGKTYIWLNSNASVDDSGEYGNNWSFSRVEFVPGTNEADGYAGDTFFLNKEQQYDQQVAVDFDARRLLVGSRKSGVRHFWIFDLDEVLALPLKEMTVSVTVGGGTGDGEKQTVERKIMGHDLNDCRVLGNFSFSSGTDKEHDVYSYSHQGHEINGDYIYFYEGNAVENSDDPGTYQSKAYVTVFNYNGRIVVPRTEVAAISDVNGLASEGFTQTGYAEGECIKVKEGKLYLGMACRDGSSSNRYANILVYDCVKKQ; from the coding sequence ATGAAAAAACAGATCATTGCGACGCTGCTCCTATTAACGACGACGGCGTCGAACATCGGTTGTACGGACGATAGTCCGGCACAAATTACCTCGCTCAAACTCAATCGCACGGAACTTACACTCCAACCCGGCGAAACCTTTCAACTGGAAGCCACGACCCGACCTGCCGACGCCGGCGTACCAATCAAATGGAGCAGTTCCAACGAGGCGGTGGCGGCGGTCGACGAACGAGGACTCGTCACAGGCACAGGTTACGGCGCCGCCCTCGTCACGGCACGCTACGGCAGTTACTCGGCCAAATGTTCCGTAACGCTGAACGCAGAACAAGTTTGGGATCCTTCGCAGGCTCTCGCGGCTCCGCTCTCATCGGACATCGTTCACAGCAAGAACGTCCTGCTGTATGCACCCCGCCGCATTTTACAGGGTTTCGACATCCTCCCGAACGGCGAGATCTACTACTCACAGGTCGGCAGCAACGCCTACACGCTCAATATCTGTCGGGCAGCAGGCCCCAACCAGAACGCCCAGGACGAAGTGATGATCCTCAAACATTTCGGCCACGGCACGCAGATCGTCGCCGAGAAAGCCTCAGACGGAAAGACTTACATTTGGCTCAACAGCAATGCCTCGGTCGACGACAGCGGCGAATACGGCAACAACTGGTCGTTCTCGCGCGTGGAGTTTGTACCCGGAACGAACGAAGCAGACGGCTATGCCGGCGATACCTTCTTTCTGAACAAGGAACAGCAGTACGATCAACAGGTGGCCGTCGATTTCGATGCACGCCGATTGCTGGTGGGTTCGCGTAAATCGGGCGTGCGCCATTTCTGGATTTTCGACCTCGACGAAGTGCTGGCCCTTCCACTCAAGGAGATGACCGTATCGGTCACCGTAGGCGGAGGTACGGGCGACGGCGAGAAGCAGACCGTCGAACGCAAGATCATGGGACACGATTTGAACGACTGCCGCGTACTGGGCAATTTCTCGTTCTCCTCAGGTACAGACAAGGAGCACGACGTCTACTCCTATTCGCATCAGGGACACGAAATCAACGGCGACTACATCTATTTCTACGAAGGAAATGCCGTCGAGAATTCGGATGATCCCGGTACCTATCAATCGAAGGCCTATGTCACCGTGTTCAACTACAACGGCCGAATCGTCGTACCACGCACCGAGGTAGCCGCTATCTCCGATGTGAACGGACTGGCCTCCGAAGGCTTCACGCAAACAGGTTACGCCGAAGGCGAATGCATCAAAGTCAAGGAGGGCAAACTCTATCTGGGAATGGCATGCCGTGACGGATCGTCGAGCAACCGGTACGCCAACATTCTGGTATACGACTGCGTGAAAAAGCAGTGA
- a CDS encoding BACON domain-containing protein, translated as MKRINKWTLLLTASYCVLAVGCKDDEGSYLVRETDVIQFSSNLASSQRITLRCNGAWRSVVPEDAQWLSTTPSEGVGTGEFEWITVSATHNRSAERTATLYLECNGVQYPITVTQANGAIIYGTPTLDGNLIEGEASEASIRFTYSNAYGDETIAVKCTPSGDCDGLSVAGTSFELTNGGATLALDIEGTPTKPGYATFAVSVDDQPIGEVRAKVYSVSEMPVEGLPVQWRFSEIMGGDPEKTDLQKRQPEWTTDKHTLNSDVGSATITVVEAEGKTATALNSWGYNNGHAYIKGLYYNDYWLMTIPVKYVASGTVLNAKGCFGGSGSAAAFFLLEYSADGLTWHQADGAKTETFTIKEKPVEAIYHVQACDVPKFPDDAACSFDCTFPVEVDIPNGNLYIRLRVSANIRITQNNTITTGGGGSNRLAKTWSVSVVE; from the coding sequence ATGAAACGAATCAATAAATGGACCTTGCTGCTGACCGCAAGTTATTGCGTACTGGCCGTCGGGTGCAAGGACGACGAAGGGAGTTACCTCGTTCGCGAAACCGATGTCATCCAGTTTTCGAGCAATCTGGCCTCTTCGCAGCGCATCACGCTGCGTTGCAACGGCGCATGGCGCTCGGTCGTACCCGAAGATGCCCAGTGGCTCTCGACGACTCCTTCGGAGGGCGTCGGTACGGGCGAATTCGAATGGATCACCGTTTCGGCCACGCACAACCGCTCGGCCGAACGCACAGCAACGCTCTACTTGGAATGCAACGGCGTACAATATCCGATTACGGTGACACAAGCCAACGGAGCGATCATCTACGGCACACCGACGCTTGACGGAAATCTCATCGAGGGCGAAGCGTCGGAAGCCAGCATCCGGTTCACCTACTCCAACGCCTACGGCGACGAGACGATTGCGGTGAAATGCACGCCCAGCGGCGACTGCGACGGGTTGTCGGTAGCCGGCACCTCGTTCGAACTGACCAACGGCGGCGCAACGCTGGCGCTCGACATCGAGGGTACGCCGACGAAACCCGGATACGCCACCTTCGCCGTGAGCGTCGACGATCAGCCGATCGGCGAGGTGCGCGCCAAGGTCTACTCCGTCAGCGAAATGCCCGTCGAAGGACTGCCCGTACAGTGGCGTTTCAGCGAAATCATGGGCGGCGATCCCGAAAAAACGGATCTGCAAAAGCGTCAGCCCGAGTGGACGACCGACAAACATACGCTCAACTCCGATGTCGGTTCGGCCACCATCACGGTCGTCGAAGCCGAAGGCAAAACCGCGACAGCACTGAACTCATGGGGCTACAACAACGGCCATGCTTACATCAAAGGTCTCTATTACAACGACTATTGGCTGATGACCATTCCGGTCAAATACGTCGCTTCGGGCACCGTCCTCAATGCGAAAGGCTGCTTCGGCGGATCGGGTTCGGCCGCAGCGTTCTTCCTGCTCGAATACTCGGCTGACGGCCTGACATGGCATCAGGCCGACGGCGCGAAGACGGAGACCTTCACCATCAAGGAGAAGCCGGTCGAGGCCATCTATCACGTGCAGGCTTGCGACGTACCGAAATTCCCCGACGACGCGGCATGTTCGTTCGACTGCACGTTCCCCGTCGAAGTGGATATTCCCAACGGCAACCTCTACATCCGCTTGCGGGTCTCGGCCAACATCCGTATCACACAGAACAACACCATCACGACGGGCGGAGGAGGTTCGAACCGTCTGGCAAAGACATGGTCGGTTTCCGTAGTCGAGTAA
- a CDS encoding Dph6-related ATP pyrophosphatase — protein sequence MERIRAVFNWSGGKDSAHALWRAMRSGDYEIVALLTTVDGSTRRSTMHGIPAALLQAQAERIGIPLYRLDLAPNGDMADYGAAMSRAVAHFGARGVTHFIFGDIFLHDVRAYRERQLAPFGIEVVEPLWGESSQEVMADFLASGLKTVVVTTMDDGLGRAAVGRVVDRDFVASLPAGTDPNGENGEYHTFCYDGPIFASPVPFRLGTPFSRSYDVRLDDGTSKSYAYWFADLREA from the coding sequence ATGGAACGGATAAGGGCGGTTTTCAACTGGAGCGGCGGCAAGGATTCCGCCCATGCGCTCTGGCGGGCGATGCGGTCGGGCGACTACGAGATCGTCGCGCTGCTGACGACCGTCGACGGCTCGACGCGGCGTTCGACGATGCACGGCATTCCGGCGGCGTTGTTGCAGGCGCAGGCCGAACGGATCGGGATTCCGTTGTACCGCCTCGATCTGGCTCCGAACGGCGATATGGCGGATTACGGAGCGGCGATGTCGCGTGCCGTGGCGCATTTCGGGGCGCGGGGCGTGACGCACTTCATCTTCGGCGATATTTTCCTGCACGACGTGCGCGCGTACAGGGAGCGGCAGCTCGCGCCGTTCGGCATCGAAGTCGTCGAACCGCTCTGGGGAGAATCTTCTCAGGAGGTGATGGCGGATTTCCTCGCGTCGGGGTTGAAAACGGTGGTCGTGACGACGATGGACGACGGATTGGGGCGTGCCGCCGTAGGGCGTGTCGTCGATCGCGATTTCGTGGCGTCACTGCCCGCCGGAACCGATCCCAACGGCGAGAACGGCGAGTACCACACTTTCTGCTACGACGGGCCGATCTTCGCTTCGCCCGTGCCGTTCCGGCTCGGAACGCCTTTCAGCCGCAGCTACGACGTCCGGCTCGACGACGGGACGTCGAAGAGCTACGCCTATTGGTTCGCCGATCTGCGGGAGGCGTGA
- a CDS encoding RagB/SusD family nutrient uptake outer membrane protein yields MKKIFMLLASVALFGSCEDFLSKEDPNKIDAPSYFRNETDLQTYVNGFLQTMSPTAASVATGDARTDCLAWRGEYQFLTDNFDADDQSGWGTSDWEDLRNINYFLDNFRQAAVSETTLAHYEGVARFWRAYFYWNKVKTFGAVPWYDSTIDSNDHEALYKPRDSREYVMRKVLEDIEFASTYCTSSSALEVNSVQITRYVALALKARICLYEGTFRKYHANDPSTGKPWTADEAETYLRAAVSACNELMTSKKYSLVSDPANVSTQYRKLFTSESVFTQEVIWARVYNAELNATHNLNSNFIVQQYGSYSLTKQFINTYLNLDGSRFTDKPGYEKTAFIDEFENRDYRLMQTVRYPGYTRKNNGTDTRYAPDFGYCVTGYQPIKWVIDDTSLDSNTSPCSTSIPIIRYAEILLTYAEAKCELDEFDETVWNETIKPLRERAGVDGTMPATADPYMIEYFLGTVTDNALLEIRRERGCELILENVRWDDDMRWGMGKLAERPWYGVYVGELDKAYDMDGDGKDDVCFVRKEPERPQAGITYRVLGDDFSLTDGDSGYIECYIRMTRKWDDKKYVRPIPTTALNDNPALGQNYGWEK; encoded by the coding sequence ATGAAAAAGATATTCATGCTCTTGGCGAGCGTCGCGCTCTTCGGTTCCTGCGAGGATTTTCTCTCGAAGGAGGATCCCAACAAAATCGACGCGCCGAGCTATTTCCGCAACGAAACCGATCTGCAAACCTACGTCAACGGCTTTCTGCAAACGATGAGTCCTACCGCCGCCTCCGTGGCCACGGGCGACGCCCGTACCGACTGCCTAGCATGGCGCGGCGAATACCAGTTCCTCACGGACAACTTTGATGCCGACGACCAGTCGGGCTGGGGAACGAGCGATTGGGAGGATCTGCGCAACATCAACTATTTTCTCGACAACTTCCGACAGGCGGCCGTCAGCGAGACAACGCTCGCTCACTACGAGGGCGTCGCCCGTTTCTGGCGTGCCTATTTCTATTGGAACAAGGTCAAGACTTTCGGGGCAGTGCCCTGGTACGATTCGACGATCGATTCCAACGACCACGAGGCGCTTTACAAGCCTCGCGACAGTCGCGAATACGTGATGCGCAAGGTACTCGAAGACATCGAATTCGCCAGCACGTACTGCACATCGAGTTCGGCTCTGGAAGTCAACTCCGTGCAGATCACCCGATACGTCGCATTGGCACTCAAAGCCCGTATCTGCCTCTATGAAGGCACCTTCCGAAAATATCACGCGAACGATCCCTCGACAGGGAAACCATGGACGGCGGACGAAGCGGAGACCTATCTGCGTGCAGCCGTGAGTGCCTGCAACGAACTGATGACCAGCAAAAAGTATTCGCTGGTCTCCGATCCGGCCAACGTTTCGACGCAGTACCGGAAGCTCTTCACGAGCGAATCCGTCTTCACGCAAGAGGTAATCTGGGCCCGCGTCTACAATGCCGAATTGAACGCGACACACAACCTCAACTCCAACTTCATCGTGCAACAGTACGGCAGCTACTCGCTGACCAAACAGTTCATCAATACCTATCTCAACCTCGACGGTTCGCGTTTCACCGACAAACCCGGCTATGAAAAGACCGCATTCATCGACGAGTTCGAGAATCGCGACTACCGCCTGATGCAAACCGTCCGCTACCCAGGCTACACTCGCAAGAACAACGGAACGGATACCCGCTATGCCCCCGATTTCGGCTACTGCGTGACAGGCTACCAGCCGATCAAATGGGTGATCGACGACACGAGTCTCGACAGCAACACCTCGCCCTGCTCCACGTCGATCCCGATTATTCGTTACGCCGAAATCCTGCTGACCTACGCCGAAGCGAAATGCGAGTTGGACGAATTCGACGAAACAGTCTGGAACGAGACGATCAAACCTCTGCGCGAACGCGCCGGTGTCGACGGAACGATGCCTGCTACGGCCGATCCCTACATGATCGAATATTTCCTCGGTACCGTCACCGACAACGCATTGCTCGAAATTCGCCGCGAACGCGGCTGCGAATTGATATTGGAAAACGTCCGCTGGGACGATGATATGCGTTGGGGTATGGGCAAACTGGCCGAACGGCCCTGGTACGGCGTCTATGTAGGCGAGCTGGACAAAGCATACGATATGGACGGCGACGGGAAGGACGACGTCTGCTTCGTGCGCAAGGAGCCCGAACGCCCGCAGGCCGGCATCACCTATCGCGTGCTGGGCGACGATTTCTCGCTGACCGACGGCGACAGTGGTTACATCGAGTGCTACATCCGCATGACGCGCAAGTGGGACGATAAAAAATATGTGCGCCCCATACCGACGACAGCACTCAACGACAACCCCGCACTGGGACAGAACTACGGATGGGAAAAATAA
- a CDS encoding TonB-dependent receptor, whose product MKKHIIGALVVLLLPAVCLAAGEAVVKTGKQSDANITGHVVDAKSGEHLAYATVAVKGTTIGCATDATGHYFLKNLPLGRFTLVASSVGYRSAETTVEIVADRTAEVNFSLNEEALAVEEVVVSASRTETNRKFSPTIVSVASTKLFESTASSNLAETMNFQSGLRVENNCGNCGTTQLRINGLEGQYSQVLLDSRPIFSSLASVYGLEQLPVAMIERVEVIRGGGSALFGANAIGGVVNIITKEPLYNSVTLANTTNISEGGTADFNTSLNGSFVSDDYKTGVYLFGMIRDRDSYDRNGDGFSDIPELNSETVGFRAYYKTSPYTRLTAEYHHIHEFRRGGNAFDLPPHMADIAEQLNHKIDGGGLKFDWFSPDGRHRLGVYASAQRIGRDSYFGTDRNPDAYGATGDETFVAGTQYTCSFERLLFLPSELTAGVEYNYNALDDKYLGFGRDFRQTTRSTGFFFQNEWRSERLNFLVGGRVDKHNMMKNAVFSPRVNVRYSPTPAVGLRASYASGYRAPQAYNEDLHIDALDNKVAVIRLDPNLRPEYSHSLSASVDLYRNFGRVQGNLLVEGFYTLLDDLFTLEKVGEDEQGNVIKERRNAAGATVAGIGVEAKAGIPGRFEFQLGYTFQRSRYDEPERWSDEVAPQRRMFRSPDHYGYLTAVCTLTRGFTASLFGNYTGRMLVQHNAGFIAKDTERLTPDFWDMGARLSYTLSLTRQLRLELNAGVKNLFDSFQHDLDFGQRKDAAYIYGPAAPRTYFIGAKFAL is encoded by the coding sequence ATGAAAAAACATATCATCGGAGCACTTGTCGTGCTCCTGTTGCCTGCGGTGTGCCTCGCCGCAGGAGAAGCCGTCGTGAAAACCGGAAAACAAAGCGATGCGAATATTACGGGGCATGTCGTCGATGCGAAGAGCGGCGAGCACCTTGCCTATGCGACTGTCGCCGTGAAGGGCACGACCATCGGGTGTGCGACCGACGCCACCGGACACTATTTCCTGAAAAACCTGCCTTTGGGACGTTTTACGCTCGTCGCGTCGTCGGTGGGCTACCGGTCGGCCGAAACGACGGTGGAGATCGTCGCCGACAGGACTGCCGAGGTGAATTTTTCCCTGAACGAGGAGGCGCTCGCAGTGGAGGAGGTCGTCGTTTCGGCCAGCCGTACGGAGACCAACCGGAAGTTCTCGCCCACGATCGTCTCCGTCGCCTCGACGAAACTGTTCGAATCGACCGCGTCGAGCAACCTGGCTGAAACGATGAATTTTCAGTCGGGATTGCGCGTGGAGAACAACTGCGGCAACTGCGGTACTACGCAGTTGCGTATCAACGGATTGGAGGGGCAATATTCGCAGGTGCTGCTCGACAGCCGGCCGATTTTCAGTTCGCTGGCTTCGGTGTACGGGCTGGAACAGCTGCCCGTGGCCATGATCGAACGGGTCGAGGTGATCCGCGGCGGCGGGTCGGCTCTGTTCGGCGCCAACGCCATCGGCGGCGTGGTCAACATCATCACCAAGGAGCCGCTCTACAACTCGGTGACGCTGGCCAATACGACCAATATTTCGGAGGGCGGTACGGCCGATTTCAATACGTCGCTCAACGGGTCGTTCGTCTCCGACGATTACAAGACGGGCGTCTATCTCTTCGGGATGATCCGCGACCGTGACTCCTACGACCGCAACGGCGACGGCTTTTCGGACATTCCGGAACTCAATTCCGAGACGGTCGGATTTCGTGCCTACTACAAGACTTCGCCCTATACGCGGCTGACAGCCGAGTATCACCATATCCATGAATTCCGCCGCGGCGGCAATGCCTTCGATCTGCCTCCCCACATGGCCGATATCGCCGAACAGCTGAACCACAAGATCGACGGCGGCGGTTTGAAGTTCGACTGGTTCAGCCCGGACGGCCGCCACCGGCTGGGAGTCTATGCCTCGGCGCAGCGCATCGGCCGCGACAGTTATTTCGGTACGGACCGCAATCCCGACGCCTACGGTGCGACCGGCGACGAGACGTTCGTCGCCGGCACGCAGTACACCTGTTCGTTCGAGCGGTTGCTCTTTCTTCCTTCGGAGTTGACCGCCGGCGTGGAGTACAACTACAACGCGCTCGACGACAAGTATCTCGGATTCGGCCGCGATTTCCGGCAGACGACCCGCAGTACGGGGTTCTTCTTCCAGAACGAGTGGCGCAGCGAGCGGCTCAACTTTCTCGTCGGCGGTCGTGTGGACAAGCACAACATGATGAAGAACGCCGTTTTTTCGCCGCGCGTCAACGTGCGTTACAGTCCGACGCCGGCGGTGGGCCTGCGGGCCAGTTATGCCAGCGGTTACCGTGCGCCGCAGGCCTATAACGAGGATCTGCATATCGACGCGCTGGACAACAAGGTGGCCGTCATCCGCCTCGACCCGAACCTGAGGCCCGAATATTCGCACAGCCTCAGCGCATCGGTCGACCTCTACCGCAATTTCGGACGGGTGCAGGGAAATCTGCTCGTCGAGGGGTTCTATACGTTGCTCGACGACCTCTTTACGCTCGAAAAGGTCGGCGAGGACGAACAGGGCAACGTCATCAAGGAGCGCCGCAATGCGGCGGGCGCCACCGTCGCCGGCATCGGCGTGGAGGCCAAGGCCGGTATTCCGGGACGTTTCGAGTTCCAGCTCGGCTATACCTTCCAGCGCAGTCGCTACGACGAACCCGAACGGTGGTCGGACGAGGTCGCGCCTCAGCGGCGGATGTTCCGTTCGCCCGACCATTACGGCTACCTGACGGCCGTCTGCACCCTGACCCGCGGTTTCACGGCGTCGCTCTTCGGCAACTATACCGGACGGATGCTCGTACAGCACAACGCGGGATTCATTGCAAAGGATACCGAACGGCTGACGCCCGATTTCTGGGACATGGGTGCGCGCCTGTCGTATACCCTGTCGCTTACCAGGCAGTTGAGACTCGAACTGAATGCGGGGGTGAAGAACCTTTTCGACAGTTTCCAGCACGATCTCGATTTCGGTCAGAGGAAGGACGCGGCCTACATTTACGGTCCGGCCGCGCCGCGCACCTATTTCATCGGTGCGAAATTCGCGTTATGA
- a CDS encoding TonB-dependent receptor: protein MKHILTIILCAASCLCYGQERRQTESREGWWNDNPSFVVPIREIGVTARRPMKEIGVQKTRLDTLVLHENIALSMADVLTFNTSIFVKQYGRATLSTVAFRGTSPSHTQVTWNGMRINSPMLGMTDFSMIPSYFIDDASLLHGTSSVNETGGGLGGAVKLSTRPADRRGFGLQYVQGVGSFSTFDEFLRLTYGGDRWQSSTRVVYSSSPNDFRYRNYNKKLNVYDDDRNIVDSYYPVERNKSGAYHDLHLLQELYYNSGDGNRFGLQAWYVHSSRGVPMLSVDHKEDDDYSNVQREQTLRGILQWDHLRENWKVGAKAGYIHTWMAYDFEKSLGNGNMAQMIRSRSRIDTFFGQVEGEYSVGDKWLFTADLSVHQHLVESVDKNVLPMKDPQQLGGNRKKVQVGYDQGRVELSGYVSAKYQPTDRLGLSLALREEMFGDDWTPVIPAFFADYVLSHRGRVVAKASVSRNFRFPTLNDLYFLPGGNPDLKREHGVSYDGGVSFAVGRGGSYSLHGEATWFDSYIDDWIVWLPTFKGFWTPKNIKEVHAYGVELKAGLDWQPAPDWQLNADGNFSWTPSINNGDPVDWYDKAIGKQLVYIPEYSASVTGRLTYRSWRFIYKWCYYSERFTTSDNSMKTKIGRVKPYFMSDVSLEKAFSLRWADFTVKGVVNNLFNEEYESVLSRPMPRLNYELFLDIRPRWGRRR, encoded by the coding sequence ATGAAGCATATCCTGACGATTATTCTCTGCGCTGCCTCCTGCCTCTGTTACGGGCAGGAGCGGCGGCAGACCGAATCCCGCGAGGGGTGGTGGAACGACAATCCCTCGTTCGTGGTGCCGATCCGCGAGATCGGTGTGACGGCACGCCGTCCGATGAAGGAGATCGGCGTGCAGAAAACCCGGCTCGACACGCTCGTGCTCCATGAGAACATCGCCCTGTCGATGGCCGACGTGCTGACTTTCAACACTTCGATCTTCGTCAAGCAGTACGGCCGGGCCACGCTCTCGACGGTGGCGTTCCGCGGTACGTCGCCGTCGCACACGCAGGTGACGTGGAACGGGATGCGCATCAATTCGCCGATGCTGGGCATGACCGACTTTTCGATGATTCCCTCCTACTTCATCGACGACGCTTCGCTGCTGCACGGCACCTCGTCGGTCAACGAGACGGGCGGCGGCCTGGGAGGTGCGGTCAAGCTCTCGACGCGGCCGGCCGACCGGCGGGGATTCGGATTGCAGTACGTCCAGGGCGTCGGGTCGTTCTCGACCTTCGACGAGTTCCTGCGTCTGACCTACGGCGGCGACCGCTGGCAGAGTTCGACGCGCGTGGTCTATTCCTCGTCGCCGAACGATTTCAGGTACAGAAACTACAACAAGAAACTGAACGTCTACGACGACGATCGCAATATCGTCGATTCCTACTATCCCGTCGAACGCAACAAGAGCGGCGCCTACCACGATCTGCACCTGTTGCAGGAACTTTACTACAATTCCGGCGACGGCAACCGTTTCGGATTGCAGGCGTGGTACGTCCATTCGTCGCGCGGCGTCCCGATGCTGTCGGTCGACCACAAGGAGGACGACGACTACTCCAACGTGCAGCGCGAGCAGACGCTGCGCGGCATCTTGCAGTGGGATCATCTCCGCGAGAATTGGAAGGTAGGAGCCAAGGCGGGGTATATCCATACGTGGATGGCCTACGATTTCGAGAAGTCGCTCGGCAACGGCAACATGGCACAGATGATCCGCTCGCGCAGCCGGATCGATACGTTTTTCGGCCAGGTCGAGGGCGAATATTCCGTCGGCGACAAGTGGCTCTTTACGGCCGACCTTTCGGTGCACCAGCATCTGGTCGAAAGCGTCGACAAGAACGTCCTGCCGATGAAAGATCCGCAGCAGCTCGGCGGCAACCGCAAGAAGGTGCAGGTCGGCTACGATCAGGGGCGCGTCGAGCTGTCGGGTTACGTTTCGGCCAAGTACCAGCCGACGGACCGGCTGGGGCTGTCGCTGGCGCTGCGCGAGGAGATGTTCGGCGACGACTGGACGCCGGTCATCCCCGCCTTCTTCGCCGATTACGTGCTTTCGCACCGCGGCAGGGTGGTGGCCAAAGCCTCCGTGTCGCGTAACTTCCGTTTCCCGACGCTCAACGACCTCTATTTCCTGCCGGGCGGCAATCCCGACCTGAAAAGGGAGCACGGCGTCAGCTACGACGGCGGCGTTTCGTTCGCCGTGGGGCGCGGAGGCTCCTACTCGCTGCACGGCGAGGCGACATGGTTCGACTCCTACATCGACGACTGGATCGTCTGGCTGCCCACCTTCAAGGGATTCTGGACTCCGAAGAACATCAAGGAGGTACACGCCTACGGCGTCGAGTTGAAGGCGGGGCTCGACTGGCAGCCGGCGCCCGACTGGCAGTTGAACGCCGACGGCAATTTCTCGTGGACGCCCTCGATCAACAACGGCGATCCGGTCGACTGGTACGACAAGGCGATCGGCAAGCAACTGGTCTACATCCCCGAATATTCGGCTTCGGTGACCGGACGGTTGACTTACAGGTCGTGGAGGTTCATTTACAAGTGGTGTTATTACAGCGAACGCTTCACCACGTCGGACAACAGCATGAAGACGAAGATCGGCCGCGTGAAACCCTATTTCATGAGTGACGTTTCGCTCGAAAAGGCCTTTTCGCTGCGATGGGCCGACTTCACGGTCAAGGGGGTGGTCAACAATCTCTTCAACGAGGAGTACGAATCGGTGCTTTCGCGTCCGATGCCGCGCCTGAATTACGAACTCTTCCTTGACATCCGGCCGCGCTGGGGCAGGAGAAGGTAG
- a CDS encoding DUF2284 domain-containing protein, with product MNFSYRYRAEDSAVELPAADYIARFRDAQRIAEYCRACPSYGSSWGCPPFGFSVEEYLSGYVTALVVATKIVPEQEGLPLSEAGRLMRPERKRIEARLLDMERRIGGRSFAYVGTCLHCPEGSCTRPDGNPCRHPDRVRPSLEACGFDVGRTARELFGIELKWGVEGRMPEYLTLVCGFFHNAGHIVWNG from the coding sequence ATGAATTTTTCATACCGATATCGTGCCGAAGATTCCGCGGTTGAGCTGCCTGCGGCCGATTACATCGCCCGTTTCCGCGATGCGCAGCGGATTGCGGAATATTGCCGCGCCTGCCCCAGTTACGGGAGCAGCTGGGGTTGTCCGCCCTTCGGGTTCTCCGTCGAGGAGTATCTGTCGGGTTATGTGACGGCGCTTGTCGTCGCTACGAAGATCGTGCCGGAGCAGGAGGGACTGCCCCTGTCGGAGGCAGGCCGGCTGATGCGTCCCGAGCGCAAGCGGATCGAAGCACGGCTGCTCGATATGGAGCGGCGCATCGGCGGCCGTTCGTTCGCCTATGTCGGCACCTGTCTCCATTGCCCGGAAGGCAGTTGTACCCGTCCCGACGGGAATCCGTGCCGTCATCCCGATCGGGTGCGTCCTTCGCTCGAAGCGTGCGGATTCGACGTCGGCCGCACGGCACGCGAACTTTTCGGCATCGAGTTGAAATGGGGCGTCGAGGGGCGTATGCCCGAATACCTGACGCTCGTCTGCGGATTTTTCCACAATGCGGGACATATCGTATGGAACGGATAA